The bacterium DNA window CGCGGTGCTGCCGGCGGGCGGCCTCGGGCGGCCCGCCCTCGACCAGGACGCGGCCCTCCGTCGGCACGTCGAGATCGGCCAGGATGCGGAGCGCCGTCGATTTGCCGCAGCCCGACGGGCCGAGCAGGGCGACGAACGCGCCGGCCGCCACCCGCAGATCCATGCGGCCGATCGCGTGCACCGGCCTGCGGTCGAGCCAGTAGGTTTTCCGAACGCCCTCGAGGATCAGCCCGGCGCCGCCGGCGTCGGGCCCTCCGTGGGACACGGCCGGCGGCGGCGCACCGGCAGGAGGCGGTGAAGCGGCGGGAGGTCCTGCGCCAGACAGGCCGCTCACGGCCTAGATGCGCGTCCGCCCGTGATAGATCTCCTGGAGCACGTCCATGGTGAAGAGCTCCGCGCCGACGTTGATGCCCGTCCGCTTGAACAGGTCGACGTTCTTCGCGATGTCCGCGCCGTCCATCCAGAGGAGGCCGTGCTGGGCCGTCACCGGCGTCTGCATCAGCTTCTCGATCGTGACCTTGTTGCCGAGGTACTGTGACATGTAGCTGAGGCCGAGCGCCTTGCCGTACTTCTCCACGGTCAGCTTCGCGCCGAGCGAGGGGTTGGCGGCGTTGGCCTGCCAGCCGCGGATCTCCGCGCGGAGGAACCGGACCACGTCCGCCCGCCGGTTCCGCAGCGTGTCCTCGAGCACGTAGTAGCAGCCGGAATACGACGAGTAGCCGTAGTCGGCGAACAGAAAGAACTCCACCGGGACGCCCGCAACTTGTAATTCGACCGGCTGCTCCGTCGCAAACGAGACGAAGGCGTCCACGTCGCCGGTCACGAGCGGCGCCGGATCGAACTGAACCGGGACGCGGGTGATCTTGGCCGCGTCGAGGCGGTTGAGCGCAAGCCACGTGGTCCAGGGGATGCTGTCGGCCGCCGCGACGCCGACGCGCTTGCCGATCAGGTCCTGCGGCGTGCGGATCGGATTCTTCTTCAGCGAGAGAATCGCAAGCGGGCTCTTCTGGTACAGGACGCCGAGCACCTTGATCGGCGCGCCTCGCTCCCGCGCCTTCGCCAGGATCTGCGCGCCGGTGCCGCAGCCGAACAGCGCCTTCCCGGAGACGATCGCGGTCACGACGTCGATGCCGGGGCCGCCCGAAAGCATGTCGATGTCGAGGCCTTCGTCTTTGTAGTAGCCGTTCGCATCGGCGATGAAGCTGCCGGCGAACTCCACCGTCTTCACCCACCCGAATTGCACGGCGGCGCGTGTGGCGGCGCCGGCGGCGAGCGCCGTCGCGCGGACGGCGCGGTCCCACCAGACGCCGGCGGCAACGGCCGCCCCCGTTTCGAGCGAACGGCGGAGCAGCGTCCGGCGGTCAATGGCCGCCGCCAGTAGCGGGCGTGCACCCATGTCGGTCACCTCGTCCGGGAAGTGGTCGCGGAGAACAATGACACTACGTACGGGCGCGGGGCGCCGGTTCCCTCCCATCGGGCGGCCGGGCGACGAGGGAAGACTAGCGTTGTATGGCTCAGACTTCCGCCCGCGCCAATCACAAACACCCCGGCCCCGGCGCCCGCGAAGCGCGCGTCCGCGGGGCGCGCTCCTGGATCGTCCGGCGCGCGCGCATCCTGGGACCCGGCGTCATCACCGGCGCCTCCGACGACGATCCCTCGGGTGTGGCGACCTACGCGGTGGCGGGCGCCTCGCTC harbors:
- a CDS encoding ABC transporter substrate-binding protein, with the translated sequence MGARPLLAAAIDRRTLLRRSLETGAAVAAGVWWDRAVRATALAAGAATRAAVQFGWVKTVEFAGSFIADANGYYKDEGLDIDMLSGGPGIDVVTAIVSGKALFGCGTGAQILAKARERGAPIKVLGVLYQKSPLAILSLKKNPIRTPQDLIGKRVGVAAADSIPWTTWLALNRLDAAKITRVPVQFDPAPLVTGDVDAFVSFATEQPVELQVAGVPVEFFLFADYGYSSYSGCYYVLEDTLRNRRADVVRFLRAEIRGWQANAANPSLGAKLTVEKYGKALGLSYMSQYLGNKVTIEKLMQTPVTAQHGLLWMDGADIAKNVDLFKRTGINVGAELFTMDVLQEIYHGRTRI